TTGGCGGGCAGCCGGCGGACGATCGGGCCGCCCACACTCCGCAGGGCGCTGCGCACGGTCGCCTTGCGGCGGGCCGAGGCCATCGCGCTCAGCATGGCGGAGCTGACCTCGGACAGGTCCGACACGAGGACGATCTTCCCGCCCCGTTCGATCCGCACGTCGGCGAGCGGCAGGGCGGCGTTCTTGGCGCCGTCGAGACGGATCGAGAGCTTCCATTCGCCCGGCGGCACGTCGGCGGCCTTGGCGGGCAGCTCCACGTGGGCGCGGCCCTGGACCGGGCGGAGCGTCGTCGGGAGGACCCGGTCGGTGCCGCCGGCGGAGGTCAGCACCAGCTCGGCCTTGGAGGGCGCCGTGGAGGTCGTGGTGACGATGTCCAGGCGCAGTTCCGTCCTGCTGCCGGGGGTGCGCAGGACCGGGCGGCCCTCCAGGTACTCGGCCAGCCTCTTGGCGCGCCGGGCCACGTCCAGCGTGAGGTTGCCGTGCGGGTCCGTGAAGTACGGGATGACGGCGCGGGCGGGCGAGCCCAGCGAGGCCGGCAGGCAGGCCGCGTCGACCGCGGGGTCGCGGTCGGCGCCGAGCCGGGCCTTGCGGACCACGCCGAGGCCGCGCAGCGGCACCCAGATGTCCCAGAACCCGCGCGAGACGCGCCCGCGGCTCTTGACGCCCTCCGAGGTCACGTGACCGTGGCCGGTCAGCACGACCTCGAAGACGCCGGAGGAGATCTCCTTGACCTCCGAGGTGAACTTCGCGGGGCAGGGCCACTCGACGGCGGTCTCACGGTTGCGCAGCGAGATCTCCGCCATGTAGCCGTCGAGGTCGTCCTCGACGTCCAGCAGCTCGCCGGCCGGCAGCAGGTCCGCCGTGAGGTCGGGGTGCAGGTGCAGGCGGCCGTCGCGGCGCACCAGCGTCACGGGCTTCTGGTCGTCGCCGTGCACGAGCCGGCCGGTGATGTCGAGCCTGGCACGGCCGTCCGGCTGCCACTCGAACTTCTCCAGGCGGGCCGTCGCCTTGATGGAGGCGGCGAGCGAGGCGATGCGCAGGAGTCCCTGGCGGTCGTCGTTGCGCAGCAGCGTGGAGCGCAGCCGCTGGATCGGGCCGAGTCCGTCGTGCACGCCGTCGTGCATGAAGTCACGTGCCAGGGGCTGGACGGCGTCGATCATCTCGTCGCGGTACTCCGGCGTGTACTTCTGCACGGCGGGTTCACTGAGTCGCGACAACATCTCCACACGGTAGAACCGGCGCAGCAGCAGGTCGCGGAATTCGCCCGGCTCGGTGTTCTCCATGACGACGTCGAGAACCTCGCGGAGATTCCCGTAGTAGCCCGAAGGGACGATCTTCGCGGAGCCGGCGTTCTGGCCGTCGTCACGCCGCGAGTAGTAGTAGCAGGTGTAGTTTCCAAGGATGGAAACGACCTTCGCCGGGAAGTACGCCTGCATCATGTAGAGCTGGTCTTCCAGGCGGCGTTTGCCCTCGGGATAGGCGATCCCGTTCTCGCGGAGGAACTCCGTCCGGAACATCTTGTGCGGGGTCAGGCTGTCGTAGAGCGGTGCGTCACGCAGGGTGCACTTCTCCCGGTTGACCTTGAAGACTCCGTGCGGAACGCCGCGGAAGTTGCTCGCCACCTTGCCGATGACGATGTCGGAGCCGTTGCGGTGGCCCATGTTGTAGAGACGCAGCAGGGCCTCGGACGCCAAGTAGTCGTCCTGGTCGAGAAACTGGACGTATTCGCCCTTGGCCTCCGCCACGCCGATATTGCGAGGCTTGCCCGGCCACCCGGAATTGGGGATGGTGATCACACGGAAGTGCGGGTGCTCGGTCGCAAGCTTTTCGAGACGCTCACGTGTGTCGTCGGTCGAGCCGTCATTGACGAACAGCACTTCGAATTCGCTCGCGGGCAGGGTCTGACGCAGCAACGAGTCGATTGCGGGATCAATGTACTTCCCCGGGTTGTACACAGGAATGATGACGCTGACTTTGACTGACACAACTGTGTCCCATCTCTCGTGGGAACCCTGAACGCGAAGGCGGTGTCGGGATCGGAGACCGATTGAGGGCGAGGGCCGCCGCCCGCAAGCACCATAGCGGTTGTGGCACATCGAACAGTTCGGTCCGGCGGCGATGTCATGTACGGTGCACTTGAGGTCTTGGGGCGGGGAGACTCTCCTGCGCATCCAAGTGGCGTACGTAACAACGTCCTTGCGCTCTTGCGGCGTTGCTCTCGCACTTACCTCGCGGGCCGGTCGGGAAGCCGGTCCGCCGCTTCTTCCGTGAGAGGTGCCGTCATCACACGCACGCGTCTTGCGATCGGCCGGATCCCATGGTCCCACGGCTCGGTCGCAGAGTGCTTCAAAGGCCGGAACAACAGTCTCGGATTCATCCGCCTGTGTCTGGCCTCCGCCGTCGTCGTCTCGCACGCCAGCGTACTGGGCTTCGGGGACAAGGAGTTCGGCCACTGGTTCAGCCATGGTCAGACCGACCTCGGCAAGATCTCCGTCTACGGCTTCTTCGTCCTGTCGGGCATTCTCGTCACCCGCAGCGGCAACCGGCTCCCGCTGGGCCGCTACCTCTGGCACCGCGCTCTGCGCCTGCTGCCCGGGCTCTGGGTCTGCCTCGCGGTGACCGCCTTCGTCATCGCCCCCTTCCTCTACTGGCGCCAGCAGGGGAGCCTGGACGGTTTCTGGGGGCACGCAAGGGGGCCGCTCGACTACATGGAGTCGAACTGGGCCATCGCACCCCGCCAGAACGACGTCTCCGGGGTCATCGCCCACTCCGCCGGGTCCGGCCTGGCCCACAGCCCCAGCATCGACGCCGCGCTCTGGTCGCTGCGCTACGAGGTGCTCTGCTACTTCGGGGTCGCCCTGCTCGCCGTGACCGGAGTGCTCGCCCGCGCCCGCCGCGTCGTGCTCCTGGTGGCCGTGGTCCTCGGGTTCTTCGTGATCAACCCGGCCCTGGCGACCCCGCACTGGGCGGGATTCTCCGACTCGTCGTACGCCACGAGCTTCGAGATCTTCCCCGTGATGGGCAAGTTCGACCCGGACGTCCTCATCTACCTCGGCTTCGCCTTCGCCATCGGCGCCGTGATCGAGATGTACCGCGAGCGCATCCCCGTCAGCGACCCGCTCGGTGTCCTCTCGGCCCTCGTGATCCTCGGCAGCATCCACTACGGGTACTTCTTCGTCGTCGGCATCCCCGCCTTCGCCTACCTGTTGCTCTGGCTCGCGATCCGGCTCCCCGGCCCGTTCCGCCGCATCGGTGCCCGCAACGACCTCTCCTACGGCGTCTACATCTACGGTTTCGCCATCCAGCAGTCGCTGACCGCCGTCGGCTTCGCGCGCTGGGGTTTCTGGCCCTACCTCGCCATGTCGCTCGCCGGCACGCTGGCGGTCGCGGCGGTCTCCTGGCACCTGATCGAGAAGCCCGCGATGCGGCTCAAGGACATCGGGCGCAAGCGCTCCGCCCCCACCGCCCCTCCGGCGGCCCAGCCCGCTCCCCCCGGGGAGACGGAGGCCGTGCCCGAGAGCTCCTCCGGCGAGGACCGCCCGCTCGCGGACAGCGGCAGCCGCGTGGGCTGAGCCCGTACGTCCCGCACCTGCGCCGGACGCCCCGCGCGCACGCACCGGAACGCCCCGACCGCCACGGCCGGGGCGTTCCCGTGCGTCCGGCGCGTTCCTCGTGCCCGGTGTGTTCCGTGTGCCCGGCGTTCCTCGTGTGCCGGGACGCCCGCCGGCCGCTCTACCACCCCGCGTCCAGGGAACGGAACCCCGGTGCGTCCGGCACACGGACTGGCATACATTCGCCCCTGTGACATCGGTAGCGGAGAGTGTGGCAAGACAGCAGGTGACCGAGGCCCGCAGGATCGTCGTCAAGGTGGGCTCCTCCTCGCTCACCACCGCGGCGGGCGGGCTGGACGCCGACCGCGTCGACGCCCTCGTGGACGTCCTCGCCAAGGTCCGCAGCGGCGGCGAACGGGAGGTCGTCCTCGTCTCCAGCGGTGCCATCGCCGCCGGTCTCGCCCCCCTGGGCCTGCACCGCAGACCGAGGGACCTCGCCCGGCAGCAGGCGGCTGCCAGCGTCGGCCAGGGACTCCTGGTGGCCCGGTACACGGCGTCCTTCGCCCGCTACGGCGTACGCGTCGGCCAGGTGCTGCTGACGACTGACGACACCAGCCGCCGCGCCCACTACCGCAACGCCTACCGCACCCTCGACCAGCTGCTGGAGATGGGCGCCCTGCCCGTCGTCAACGAGAACGACACCGTCGCCACCGACGAGATCCGCTTCGGCGACAACGACCGCCTGGCCGCCCTCGTCGCCCACCTCGTCCACGCCGACCTCCTCGTCCTCCTCTCCGACGTGGACGGGGTCTACGACGGCGACCCCAGCACCCCGGGCACCTCACGGATCGCCGAGATCACCGGCCCGCAAGACCTGGCGGGCGTCACGATCGGCAGCGCGGGCAAGGCCGGGGTCGGCACCGGCGGCATGGTCACCAAGGTGGAGGCGGCCCGGATCGCCACCGCGGCCGGCATCCCCGTCGTCCTCACCTCCGCCTGGCACGCCGCCGACGCGCTCGCCGGACGGGACACCGGGACCTACTTCCACCCCACCGGCCGCCGCTCCGCGGACCGCCTCCTCTGGCTGGCCCACGCCTCGGCCCCGCAGGGCGCGCTGATCCTGGACGAGGGGGCCGTACGGGCGGTCGTGGAACGCCGCACCTCCCTGCTGCCCGCGGGAATCAGTGCCGTGGACGGCGACTTCACGGCCGGCGACCCCGTCGAACTGCGCGACCCCGCCGGCCGGGCGGTCGCGCGCGGCCTCGTCAACTTCGACGCCAGGGAGATCCCCCAACTGCTGGGGCGCTCCACGCACGATCTGGCCCGCGAACTCGGACCCGCCTACGAACGCGAGGTCGTACACAGGGACGACCTCGTCGTTCTCATGCCCCCTTCGGCGCCCCGAATCGGCTGAAACTCCGGACTCCTGACGGAGACCTTCACCAAAACCGCCCCACGCCGGGCCTCGGACTGGTCAACTTTGTAGCGGGGGTACGCAGGGGAACAGCACAGCAACACATCCACAGGAGGCCGCCGGTGAGACGAGCGCGCCCGGGGGCGCCGCCCCGAGGAGCGGGCACCCGCGCACTGACCAGCGTGGGAGCGGGAACCGGCTTCGACCGGAGTCCGCCCGCCGACCGCACGTCCGACCGGGCCGAGGACCGCACCACCGGCCACGACCCGGTAGCCGCGAAGGGGGAGACCACGCAGTCCCGGCTGTGGCACATCACGCTCTGCGTGTCCGGGACCGAGACACCGCTCGGGGAGGTCAGACGCGGCCTGGAACAACTGGCCCACGACCACCCCTTCCTGCTGACCAGCCGGTACGCGAACGACCACGCGGAGATCCGGTACTGGGAAGAGGCCCGGGACCTGCACGACGCGGCGGCCGTCGCCCTGCGGCTCTGGGGCGAGCACCGCTCCACCGCCCAGCTGCCCCCGTGGGAGATCGTCGGCCTCGAAGTCATCGACCGGGAGACCTACCACCAGCGCGTCGCCGAGGGGTACGGGCCGCCGCCCGCCGCACCCGTGGGCGTGCACCCGTACTGACCCGGAGGCGGGAGCGGGGCGCGTCCGGCCCGCTCCCGCCCCGAGGCGCTTTTCCCGCCCGGACGTCTCGTATCACGGGATACCGGACGGACGCCCGGGGACCGCGCACTACCCTGCGGGCATGACCACGCTCACCCCGTACGACAACATGTCCCCGGTCGCGCAGGCCGCCTACCGGGCGCGCGCTGCCGCCGCCGACATCGCGCCGCTCCCGCGCGCCGCCAAGGACGACGCCCTGCTCGCCGTGGCCGACGCGCTGGAGGTCCGCGCGGGCGAGATCATCGAGGCCAACGCCCAGGACGTCGAGCGGGCCCGGTCCGCGGGCACCGCCGAATCGGTCGTCGACCGGCTCACGCTGACGCCCGAGCGCATCCGCGCCATCGCCGCCGACGTGCGCCAGGTCGCCTCCCTGCCCGACCCGGTCGGCGAGGTCGTGCGCGGCTCCACCCTCCCCAACGGCATCGACCTGCGTCAGGTCCGCGTGCCGCTCGGAGTGGTCGGGATCATCTACGAGGCCCGCCCCAACGTCACCGTCGACGCCGCCGTCCTCTGCCTGAAGTCCGGCAACGCGGTACTGCTGCGCGGCTCCTCGTCCGC
The DNA window shown above is from Streptomyces sp. NBC_00247 and carries:
- a CDS encoding glycosyltransferase family 2 protein yields the protein MLRQTLPASEFEVLFVNDGSTDDTRERLEKLATEHPHFRVITIPNSGWPGKPRNIGVAEAKGEYVQFLDQDDYLASEALLRLYNMGHRNGSDIVIGKVASNFRGVPHGVFKVNREKCTLRDAPLYDSLTPHKMFRTEFLRENGIAYPEGKRRLEDQLYMMQAYFPAKVVSILGNYTCYYYSRRDDGQNAGSAKIVPSGYYGNLREVLDVVMENTEPGEFRDLLLRRFYRVEMLSRLSEPAVQKYTPEYRDEMIDAVQPLARDFMHDGVHDGLGPIQRLRSTLLRNDDRQGLLRIASLAASIKATARLEKFEWQPDGRARLDITGRLVHGDDQKPVTLVRRDGRLHLHPDLTADLLPAGELLDVEDDLDGYMAEISLRNRETAVEWPCPAKFTSEVKEISSGVFEVVLTGHGHVTSEGVKSRGRVSRGFWDIWVPLRGLGVVRKARLGADRDPAVDAACLPASLGSPARAVIPYFTDPHGNLTLDVARRAKRLAEYLEGRPVLRTPGSRTELRLDIVTTTSTAPSKAELVLTSAGGTDRVLPTTLRPVQGRAHVELPAKAADVPPGEWKLSIRLDGAKNAALPLADVRIERGGKIVLVSDLSEVSSAMLSAMASARRKATVRSALRSVGGPIVRRLPAKARKKARGLAGGLGG
- a CDS encoding acyltransferase family protein, whose amino-acid sequence is MRGAVITRTRLAIGRIPWSHGSVAECFKGRNNSLGFIRLCLASAVVVSHASVLGFGDKEFGHWFSHGQTDLGKISVYGFFVLSGILVTRSGNRLPLGRYLWHRALRLLPGLWVCLAVTAFVIAPFLYWRQQGSLDGFWGHARGPLDYMESNWAIAPRQNDVSGVIAHSAGSGLAHSPSIDAALWSLRYEVLCYFGVALLAVTGVLARARRVVLLVAVVLGFFVINPALATPHWAGFSDSSYATSFEIFPVMGKFDPDVLIYLGFAFAIGAVIEMYRERIPVSDPLGVLSALVILGSIHYGYFFVVGIPAFAYLLLWLAIRLPGPFRRIGARNDLSYGVYIYGFAIQQSLTAVGFARWGFWPYLAMSLAGTLAVAAVSWHLIEKPAMRLKDIGRKRSAPTAPPAAQPAPPGETEAVPESSSGEDRPLADSGSRVG
- the proB gene encoding glutamate 5-kinase: MTEARRIVVKVGSSSLTTAAGGLDADRVDALVDVLAKVRSGGEREVVLVSSGAIAAGLAPLGLHRRPRDLARQQAAASVGQGLLVARYTASFARYGVRVGQVLLTTDDTSRRAHYRNAYRTLDQLLEMGALPVVNENDTVATDEIRFGDNDRLAALVAHLVHADLLVLLSDVDGVYDGDPSTPGTSRIAEITGPQDLAGVTIGSAGKAGVGTGGMVTKVEAARIATAAGIPVVLTSAWHAADALAGRDTGTYFHPTGRRSADRLLWLAHASAPQGALILDEGAVRAVVERRTSLLPAGISAVDGDFTAGDPVELRDPAGRAVARGLVNFDAREIPQLLGRSTHDLARELGPAYEREVVHRDDLVVLMPPSAPRIG